Genomic segment of Gigantopelta aegis isolate Gae_Host chromosome 10, Gae_host_genome, whole genome shotgun sequence:
GGAGGATAAATGTTACTGAGATCAGTTTATTCCGAGGAACAGCGTTTATTACATGGCAATTATATTTGATGAGTGTCAGTGTCAGATTTATTGTAGCCAGAGTACTTTGCCTTTCGAGAGCTAGAAAGGAAATTGGGACTGTtggtccaaatgtccgtctagctctcgaaaggctgagtactcgggctatagtTATTGTTGTACTATATTATAAAAGCATTGCCACTGCCACTTTCTGTTGTATGTATACCTTTTGTTATAGTACGACTTTAACTGTACATTTTGCCCTTTGTGAAGGTTAGAGAAAGAGCACGTCAGTCCTACTTCACCAATGAGGCCAGGTTTGTCAGACGACGATGATGACGTTTTAACGGATGTTTGTAAACCGGCAGCAGATTGGCCGTCACGAAACCTGTCTCCTCATGACGTGCCCAGTGACGATATTCTCTTCAAAGGTCATTAACGTATTTTGTTAGAACGCGTAAACGTTTGGGGTATTATTAACGGATGGCTTTTGAGTGTGGCCTTTCGCAAGACGAAACGAACATCGGTTTGTTTATTAACaaactttcttacacacccgttggtgagaacatcattcgttattttgataacacattattttgttaacacacatataaCATTTGCATACACCAATGGTCAATGGCCAGTCAACGGTTTGAATTAAGCAATAGAAACGCGATTCATATTACTATATAAAAGCCACCAGTGCAGCTAGAAATTCATGTAAAAAGACGGTCCATAAAATATCAAATTTGAGCCCTCTCCccattttagaaaataataaaattgaccCATGAATGACATGATGACATAATATTCCaccaataatatacacataactTTATTGGTGGAATACGGATCAGTTTCCAATAATTCAGCTTGTGCTAATTATGTTCAAACGTTGATACACCCCGTATTTTGGAAATAGCAGCGCTTATCGTTTTCATTTAAATTCTACAAATACGTGTGTGATTATGTGGAATGAATAAGCCAgtgtattaaaaatgtgttttgtttaacggctattggatgtcaaacatttggtaattctgactcgtatagtcattagaggaaacccgctatatttttctaatgcagaaagggatctattatatgcaccatccctcagacaggatagcacataacacggtctttgatataccagtcgtggtgtactggctggaatgagaaataacccaaatgggcccaccgacggcgatcgatcctaaaccgaccgcgcatcgatctagcgctttaccactgggctacgtcccgcccttcccCGTGTATTAagatattacattattattattggtacatgtatgttatagaACTTTATTAAACGCTTTGAAAAATCTATATGATATCAGATTTTTGATAAATTCAGCTAGAAAAATAGCTTTACCACTCTTTTATTTTTTCTCAACGTATTTTTCAGGGAAGCATGACTTGACCCCCTATAATAAACTTTGTCATAGTCtagaacccccaccccaccccactaaaGTTCCAGCACACGCGCCTGTGACGCAATCTGCAAATGCTAAtctgttgataaacaaaccGATGTTGTTTTATCTCAAGTGCGAAAGTCTACACTCTAAAAAGCGACTAACTATAGAAACATATTTGGAGagggagcaggacgtagccttgttcatggacccattgggctatttcttgctccagccagtgcaccacgactggtatatcaaaggtcgtggtatgtgctatcctgtctatgggatggtgcatataaaagattcgttgctactaatggaaaatatagctggtttcctttctaagactatatgttaaaattaccaaatgtttcacatccagtagccgatgattaataaatcgatgtgctctagtggtttcgttaaacaaaacaaacaaacatactcGAATAAAACATCAAGCAATAATCATAGGGTTAGATGGAGGTAGTGatgtttttttattctgttttcattatttggttggggttgttttttttgttagtaAATCTTTCAAATTATATAGCTTGTTGCAATTAGACtgtttttacaaaacataagctgtatatatatttcaactgaattaattaaattagtttaattattttgtgtgtAGATTTACGAGAACAAATTCGAAAAGGCTCTCAACTCTCGGACACCGACCTATCTTACCCGGAAGAAGTAGCGAGCAATTTGTTTCTCGACGTGAAAGGGTTTGTATCATTGCGCGTTTTAGCATTTCTTCATTCATTtctgggcgggatgtagcccagtggtacagcgctcgcttgatgcgcggtcggtttgggatcgatccccgtcggtgggcccattgggctatttttcgttccagccagtgcaccacgactggtatatcaaaagtccgtggtatgtactaccctgtctgtgggatggtgcatataaaagatcccttgctgctaatcgaaaagagtagcccatgaagtggcgacagcgggtttcctctctcaatatctgtgtggtctttatccatgtttgacgccatataaccgtaaataaaatgtgttacgtgcattattaaataaaatatttccttccttcattcattcatttcatttcaacttatgttcgtgcttatatccaattatggttcaagcacgctgtcctgggcacatacctcagctatctgggctgtctgtccaggacagtgggttagttgttaattgtcagtggttagtgagagagaagagggtacagtggccttacacctacccactgagcccttaagaactcgctctgggttggagccggtacccggctgcgaaccgtgtacctaccagtctgtagtccgatggcttaaccacactGCAAGCCGAGGCCGGTAGCATTTCTTCAAAGTATTgccatttaatattaatattcaagtGTGATATAATTAGAAACAAGCATGCGTAGAAAATACCAGTAACTAGATTCGTATATACACATTCAGACATGAGAACTTTATTACCAGTTCGAATGTAGTTCACAGCGATACCAATTTAATGTAGTACAAACTAACATTTTGAAGATGTGAAATCCCTTCATAAAATTACGTTTGTCTGTACATCTATACCTGGCAAAAGGATATATCCCTGctgtaaagcgcttgcctggtGCGCGATTGATcaaggattgatccccatcggtagtCGGTAGACCCATTTGGTCATTtgtcgttccagacagtgcttcgcaactgatgtaacaaaggatgtggtctatatattataatgtctgtgattgctgcatataaaataccccttgctgctaatcgaaaggagtagctaGACCatgtgtagtccttaacaatattatgtccgacgtcatatacctatttaactataaataaaaatatgttgtgcgtcgttaaataaaaaaaaaaaattcgtaaaGAATGCCAGAGATACTTTATTTCACAATAAGGTAATTGTTGAATTAGCCACgagttatttatttccaatgTTGCAGACTCTAGCCTGTAATAATCTGtcttgtaatatttataataatccGTCGTGTAGAAGTATACAAGGAAATCCCagcattgaaaataaaaatatagttcGTAACAAAACATATACGATTCTCTAAGTGGACCAAAATTTTCCCAGGAAGTCTGACAATGATTATCATTGTGATGATTGTGACCTACATATCTGAGAACCTTCCAGCAGGCAGAATGAAAATCAAAATAACCATTCAAAACCATATTCTTTTCGACGCCtgtacatttcttttttctttttttttccagatgGACATCCTATCTTGATGTCTCGAAATCCGACAAGACGTACGGAGACCCGCTCGGGGTGTTCCGGCGACCGTCGTGCGAAGACGTCTGTGTTCCCGAGGGAAGTGCCAGCCAGACTGATCTCCCATTCGTGTCTACGAGCAACACGCTGGCACGTCTGAAAAACAACTTGCCCCGAGTGCACACGTTCCCTTGTTTGGAGGCCGTCGACCAGACGCCCAGACACTCACAGGAAGCCGTTTCTTTCAACGAGGAAACTGCCTGGTGCACCAGCCGACCAAGTGAATGTCCCCCGTTACTAGCTGTCTGTCCGCAGTCACCAGCTGCCTGTCCCCAGTCACCAGCTGCCTTTCTCCAGTCACCAGCTGCCTTAACCCAGTCGCCAGCTACCTTTCCCCAATCACCAGCTGCCTTTCCCCAGTGTCATCGTTGTGATTGTCCAGACAAAGCGTCTACCAATAAGGGAACGATAGGTTTCCATACCCCAGGCCACAGTCACTTTACCAACACGGGAACATTGTCGCCCAGGTTGCGCAACCATTTGATTTACCGCCTACAGAGGAAAGCTCGCATGGATGCCCGAAAACACGAAGATAATTGGCGGCTCGAGAAGACCCACGCATGGGCGGTGGAGCCGTCCAACGATATCGACTTGTCAGCAGTTTACGATAAGGGAAATGACGGTATGCAAACAGAAAGTGTTAATAGTTCGTGCGAAGCGATAAATGTAAGAGATGCTAGGCCTACTAGTCTTAGTTCAGCAAGGAACACCTTTAATGGAGATGAAGAAAAAGCTAGTTATAACCAGTTGAGACCAGTCTGTGCAAGTCTAGCAACCATGGCATTGACATCAACCACAAGTCCTCAGCATTGTGCAGTTCCGATGTCATTCGAGTCACCAAAGTCTCACTGCAGTGTTGACCTTTTTTCTTCGATTCGGCCAATAGCCGGTATAGACGAAGGCGTAAACTTCAATTGTTCGGCTGGCGACCAGCCTCATTATCGGACATCAACAAGCAGCGCTGAACGAAAAGAGGACACGTTGGACCCGATCAGAATTGAAACACCAACGACGCCATCAAAATGGACGCTTACTGCGCCAGATTCCAGACCTCGGCATCTAAAAAAGAACACTTCAGCGTCTGCTTCATGTATTATTGGTGAGACAAATGAAAAGCCGGAACATTCTAAACAGAGGAACTCAAAGCACGAAAAACCCATTCTGGGTCCGTTACGGGTATTCGGCGGTCATCTGCAAGCTGCTAACGTCCCAGCAAAGACTACGGGCGATAATAGTCTACAGACAAGAAAGTGTCATCGGGAACCTTTTTGTTCTCCGGGCAACGGTAGCTGTCAAAGACGAGCCAGCCCTTACCTCTGTGAAGGTTCTCTGGCTCTGCAGCTGGGCCTGCCACGTACAATGAAGCAGATTCGCGACAGGCTCTTTCCGTCTATAAAACCTAAAGTCAAGGCGATGGATCTGGACTTCCACTGGATCGGCAAACACGACGGCAGCAACGAGGCGACTTCTGATGATAACGACAGTGCAGCCACGGAACACGGAGATGATGGCGCTCGGTCACCAGAACTAAAAGAGGGCGAAAAACAGTCGACCGAGACAGCTGCCGGTGTCAGTGGTACCCACGGTGGTGCGGACTCGACAACGGCTGGACAGGTGGATGGAGGAAAGCATTTCCCACGCGAGTGCTCTGAAGAAAGACACGTTTTTCCACGGAAGTTACTAAAACGAAGCAAGGCGCAGGTTGTTAGAAACTATTCGATGCATTTCTTGAAGCGTCTTCTAGAGAATGATGACATGGAGACAACGCAGGACAGTAACTCCGAAAAAATGCTTAACACGCCTCAAACTGAGAGCTCCTTGCCTTGCATATTTTCCGATATCGCACTGATAAAGCAACCGaaagacaaataaaatattatagctTTTTATATCCTTATAATCATTATATCCTTTTCACTGTGATGggttcttcttttcttttttcccctcaAAGTACCGAACTGAATGGATACTTTGTCGTGGATCACAGTCGTTCTGTTTGACGGGGAGTATTATTAGTATGGGAAAATCCTCACATAGAGTGCAAAGTGAGTACAGGCTTCTTCAGACGATTTTAATGGTTCTTCGGGGTGTAAGAAGCAAATTTTCAGAGGGTGCGCAAAAATATCCCACGTGGAGTGGCAATATTTAAGGTACAATATGGCCGCCACTACGTAACAAAAAACTAAGTAATAGCAGTAGAAAGATAATACAAATTGATACACGTTAGATAATTTCCTCGCGACCATGTGAGGCGAAAAAACGCGGCAAAATCGCCTACACACGAACTTCTTGCTCTGCTTATAGCTATTGTGTACCGTAGGCGTAagactttttttcatttaatttgaattatattttcatgcttatatccaatttaggttcaaacacgctgtcctgggcacacacctcagctatctggtctgtctatccagtagtgggttagttgttagtgaaagaaaagagggcgtagtggtattacacctactcaccgagtcgttaaaactcgttctgagtgggagccggtgccgggctgcgaaccccagtacctaccagccttaacaATTAActttctttatatttattaacaacTGTTTACCTTGCTCTGGTATTAAAGCAATCCATGAACACCTAGATGTCATATATTAATGCTATCCATTAAAGACGAATTGCTGTGGTGAACATCGTATTAAAAAATGAATGCCGTATATGAAATAATTAAGACATAAATgcaatcagaaaaaaaaaattcaaactttAACCAAATTCTAAACTTTGACCTTGCCATCATCACCAAATATGATAGGTTAGTTGTTTGGTTCATCGACaccgctagaacacattgattaatcaatcgtCGGCTTATGGTTGTTGTTGTAAAGTATTTACGTGCATATATGCCACGACGGCTTCACACACGCCtatcacgggcttaatctctgactttcgccaaTGACCAAGTCCGGGacaggagggggaggggggtggggggggggggggggggggtttaagtttgaagtgggcggaatttggaatgaAAAATTTAGTACGGTCTAAAAAAgcctaagtctacggagaataacctGCACCccaatcatgtccggactaagaaattaaatccaaaagtatatttgactgctcggcctaaaaggttttaaggtgatttgagcaattgaacgggcgccaaagttaagtgcgttggactatttatatatataaaaaaaataaacataagaattttaaATCACGGcccaaaaaattttttaaagaccaactaagcccaaaaaaggttacctgtcctaggtaaggttgacATCTACGGGGAGGTGATGATGTTCTTCTCATCAAAGTGAGGCACCAGTCTCCTGTAGCTGTGGTTGCGAAGGCAGTGCACGATCTgtgggtactgggcgccggcgatgatcttcatgattctgtggatggtgtagttATCCATGTCATGGCTGAGGAATCCTTATCGGTAAAGATCATCCAGGCGCGACGTGACTACTATCGCTTCCACTCCCCGTAGTTTCACCATGTGGATGGCGACCTGGTGGCCATCGGCGAACGTCTTAAAGTTCTCCTCGTAGACCCCTCCTGGCAGTCTGTCGGGGTCCGTGACGTCGCCCACCAAGTACTTAAGTACTGGCCTCTGATCTTGCCCGCTGCCACTTTCCAGTCATCCGGAGAGGAAgtagaaggccgcgtcttggtTGGTTGGTCCCCCGGGGGACAGCGCCAACATCCAAAATCGCCGTCGCGGAGTCCCCcccgtgtgtgtatgtgtgtgtgtgtgtgtggggggggggtgtgtctcGACGCAGACGAACGACGAGCGGGAACAGGTGTACTGGTTGGCTGCTCCACTTCCCGCATCTGTACAGTCTGGTTGGCGAATCGCCTCCTGTCGCTCCGTCCGGTTTGGTCGTCAAATATTCGGTAATTCGGACACCCTCCCAACCTTAAAAtaaccagtcgtggagcactggttgggacaggggaaaaaaacccaatgggtccactgatgagGTCTGATCTTAAGGCTATGACCCAAGTACTTCATAATAATATTGAGCTAAATCATACTCTGCCAAATATTAGTCACAATTACACAATTCAAAAGTAAAAGCAGTTAAAGAAACTTAACTATATTTTAACCAAACAATAACCCTGCTTAAATGAAATACAATTCTGCAAATGCATCACAAAATATTCCTAACATATTCCAGGGTCGTAGGAATatctggagtgtgtgtgtgtgtgtgtgttggggggggggggggggggggggggggggggagagacaaaCCATATTTTTGCCTTTAATTTATAGAGGAATAAAtaaatggggtggggtggggggtgggggtgggggaggggaaagGGGCTTCCTGTAAGCTGTTATTCCAAAATGTCTAGAATAAATGTACATCTATAAACAAAGGCCCAATATGCGaaatttaactaaatatggtgGGGTCGGACACATTGACATGAATTGTCACTCTGTTAACTCGCATTATGTGTCTTGTTGGTTTACTTAACATGTATTTAACAAGTCGGGAGTCCGTATCAATAATTATAGTGTATACTGACAGCATTCCAACCTACTACACCATTTCGCATGACACTTGACAGACAAAATTGTAACCGTATGACCAATATTTGTGCTACGCACATTTAACATTAACGAAAGTAAATGCAAATGGTGAAACTTAAAAGTTAACAAGATTCTGCCCCTCCCCACCGCGTCTCGCTGTACTTGTAGAATGTGTCCTGGAGTAGATGTGCTGCAAAATTAGGGTCATGATGCCATTAGGGTGATGTTACCACAAGTCATGTACTATAATGGTTTGAGCCAATCAAACAAGCTTAacaagagtactgctaaagaacTGTAACAGGCTAAAATGGGCTATTCGCcatgaaaaaaatgtgttttgttcgacaccactagagcccactaatttattaatcgactattggatgccaaacatttgattatttgaTCAATAGTTTTGGagaaaaccggctacatttttccattagtagctagggatcttttatatgcaccatctcagacaggatagcacataccacaacctttgatataccactcatggtgcaccggctggaacgagaaataacccaatgggcaaAGGACGAggatgcatcaagcaagcactttaccacagggctatgtcccaccccccaATTCTccattaaagtcaaacttgatctgtaacagtatataataaagctatacagtTTCAGCTCAGTATTTCAAAGCATTGTGTAAAAAACATGCGGAAAACTGGGGGGacagacggagatgaaaccatGTTCCCTCCAACCATAAACAGCATGATCCCCAATCTAACAGTAAGTATTGTGAATAATAATTCACTAATAGTTGCAATACATGTAGATTATTTTAGTCGGTAACAATAACATAACCGACTAGTTTGTTTCATTCCGCATGGATGGATTCCAGTTAAATACACATCTAATTAAAGATTGTGATGGTTCCAATTCCAGCCTAGACATTATTACTTaatttacatacacacacatgtaatgcAAATTAATTTCAGATTGGTTTCAACCACTATGTAAGCATATTCTCTACGTAGACAACCTTGGTCAACTGCTAAAACTACTGTCagagtgtgtgtatacacatagTCATTACAAAGattcataaacaataacaagCCAACTTATGGAAAAAAAcctatttattcaaaacaaattatgattttatacaaactgaaattatagactgccaaaatataacaaaaaatttCAATTACTAAACTATGTATTGCTACAAGTACAACtctaaaaatgtaaaacaaattattaattgtgtgtgtgtgtgtgtcaagctaattaaaatatttataaaacaattaggTGAGATATTGCAAATCAGTTTCCCCCCAAGTCAAAATAGCTAGCTACCCCTtctacacaacaaaacaagaaaattgtGCTGGATTTTACCTTTTTTTGTCTGTCTTTTATTATGTGTTTAGAAAAATCTAAAATGGTGCAACAAATACACAATAATACTGTTATGCTGAATGTTAGAAATATGAAATAGCAAGTCTTATTCCTTATGTCCATAATTGTCAAAATTTaccatcaatcaatcaatattatatttatactgaCATCAACTGTTTGGCatgacaaaaaaccccaacaaacatcAACACATAACTGATATATGAAAGCTGTAATACACTATTGTGAACAGAGTAATGCCAAACACAAACTAATCTAGCTACTAGAATGAAAAAGTAATAATTTCAAATGTTTATTAcatctgaaaaaaacaacaatccgtGTAATAATGCATTTATAGAAAATAGGCCAATTACATAATCAAATTAAATGATTCCTGAAACAGAGCTtaagtatgtaataaaatcCTGTATTAATAAATTGTACCTTACAGGGAAAATATAATGTAAGCAAAATagttatcatttttatttttatttttttggacccaactgttttaaaatgttttagtgtGAAACAATCAAATCAATGGCTTTCGAGCCGATAAGTAAAAATCAAGAGAATGTAGTAAATGATGGCCCTTGCTAGAAAATGCTTTTAATGTGCAAAACAACACTGATTCTTGTGATCCTTTACCATTTTGCTTGTGTTTTATAATGCCAGTTgcatttttctctttaatttttttcctaTCACAAGGCAACTTTTTCAGTGACGTTAACAACAAAgtttgccttttttttttttaaatcaagttagaaatattcacatacatttacaaacatCTACACTTGACCATGTGAACACAGCATAAAGTGGTACACATTAGGAGTGTGGTCAGCTACTAATAAATGATAGTGATAATACATTATTGTTAACTCAGTATTGTCTGTGACAAACTAATCTATTTAcaagaaataaacaatttcaGATTGTCCATTACAATcgaaaaacaaatcaatgtaaTTATGCATCTACAGAAAATAGGCCAACTACATCAAATATATAGCAAAATAGTATGTCCGATATCATTAGAGACTGAGTCTAGActattaagttttataagcataggccactgggtttttttgctgaactgttttaaaattcCAATCAGAGTGAAATGGACatccaaaaaagaagaaaacagaaGAAGTAAAAGTCCAGTAACAAATGTAGTGAATCATGGCCCTTACCGAGGTCGATGACAGACACTTGCCACACCATTGTTTTGGCTTAGTACACAACAAAtatcttcaatgaatataaataaaaactatcAACATGTAAACAATGTCTGATCAGTGTGGAACTAATGACTAGTCTCACACGGTTAAGTTAATCAGACTgggcttttcttttctttaatgtaGTAATGATATAGCTGTTtctgaatttgaatgatgtcgGTATTCACatgatgtcactttgcatctccctgCAATAGTAAACTgggtgcatttttaaaaaaatgattacTAATGTATCTAACTGTGTGTGTACAaaatagtgtaatttaaaaCACTGTAGCATTTAAGAAACATGGCCATgaagtgaaattatggtaagatatgctacaCATGTATACCAACTCAAACGATGGTGTAGCATGTACCTGTCATCGACTTTAGAAAATATTCTGATCTGCATGACacttttggtggttttttttttagcatgtgACATTTTCAGTCAAGGTAACAAAATTTACTACTTCTATATAAAACAATTGCCTGAGGCACATTCACATattcaaatgtatttacaaacatttacaaaagaCCACATGAACACAGCTGAAGGTGGTACACAATAAAGAGTGTGGTCAACAAGCACTATAACACTCGGTCACACACACTCTTTCTCTGAACGGGAGGTCAAAACAAACGGTCCCCCCCCAAAAATctgtctctggtcagaccaaagttctaGAATTGACGCGGTGGCGGCCCCTCCCcctgtctctatctctccctccctctgtctgtctctatctctctcataAACGTAATTTTATATACTGGTCACTGCTTggaaaaacatacattttcactCTACTTATCTGAACTTCAAGGTCTGCAAATATATGGCTGAAGAtgtagagattattatacatacttatgtgtcatactgattttatgaaacgcaTGTCATGATTCTTGTATTGCCCAAACGACAGTAATCCATGAATCCTGACAGTTTCGTAAATTGGTAAATCTAGGAAAACCGTGGCAGTGAATATGCTGATTTTATGCGTCGTCATATAGaggcatcaaaataagctgAGAACGTACTTTTATCTCCACAGAAACTTACTGTACACCACATACACATAGATCAATTGGATGTTATTTAAATACACGTACAGTATCAGTTTAGTGAGAACAGTGATGTCAATTAATAACATTGATCAGTGTTTCTATTAAaggattttattataataataataataaaagaaatatgaatgTGCCGTAAACTATAGGATACCAGTGGCCCATtccatgaagtgatcttagcactaagatcatcttaaatgcataaggtagttatgtacAAAAGGTTATTTTtgagctaagatcgcttcatggaatggGACCCAGGTCTGTATTTTGCGGTAAGTTGTACATGAGTTATCAGACACActgcttattttgatgcctgcaaATAGGTACCAATATGAAATGTGATAAGTTCTCAATGGACAGgagaataaaaattaatacatgcaCGTGTGTGGGTACTTGGAATTGATAAATGTTCAATGAATACTAAGAATTGATAAATGGTTATTGAATACCTGCAATTGATAAATGCTAAATGAATACCTGAAAATGATAAATGCTCAATGAATACTTGGAATTGATAAATGCTTAATGAATACTTGGAAATGATAAATGCTCAATGAATACTTGGAAATGATAAATGCTCAATGAATACTTGGAATTGATAAATGCTCAATGAATACTTGGAATTGATAAATGGTGAATGAATATTTGGAATTGATAAATGCTCAATGAATACTTGGAAATTGATAAATGGTGAATGAATACTTGGAATTGATAAATGCTTTATGAATACTTGGAATTGATAAATGCTCAATGAATACTTGGAATTGATAAATGGTGAATGAATACTTGGAATTAATAAATGGTAATGAATACTTGGAATTGATAAATGTTCAATGAATACTTGGAATTGATAAATAGTGAATGAATACTTGGATTTGATAAATGCTCAGTGAATACTTGGAATTGATAAATGGTGAATGAATATTTGGAATTCATAAATGGCAAATCAATACTCGAGTTCATTAATGTGCTAATACATGACGTGGCATTCATTACATTTTTTCTATGTATTTTTGAGCTATACATTTCATTATAAAGTAACTGGCTCAGATGCTACAACCAATAAAATGAGTTGGTTGTCAGTACTTTTTAACTGCCAGTGAGTATGA
This window contains:
- the LOC121384064 gene encoding uncharacterized protein LOC121384064, which codes for MLLPSMDNANRESLPVFVIPSVTVGIGDNPQPSKHNVVPKDKDDHAQLGVKNCNIMDRTRGTENHEEETAKASMELARVIKQMDNKPVPVSVIPPKPESAIPNDETNQTNQISLRYVYFTPGNPQIVSAVSCSQDTKSVPSTTQTVPQILYLSPANLRQLDIQHPRSSLTASEPQRATSLMSTTTAEKESVASVGSVGDNPIRDGQLSGIIHKRAPNVVPGTIQVYRTPGASYINKNGKIKRPMNAFMVWARTYRRKLALEKPEATNAEISVRLGTVWNSLTQNEKEPFYEEAELIKTRHKTEFPGWTFRPNPSKKRQDEIATHRLLWERYGGGSSAATLARIASAAANSSSMEGTSNTTNSNSSTSEPVYGYPKLGIPRVVGSAADCAQRGLSATHRGLVRHVTTAYKSVRFEPAAPVASSACSHGKVTCTNCRSDTISIKERSTPDDTTGEIIVSKKKTKKPISLEEPFCTRKERKLSSSQKQTITERKKRMSHLRVKSAPPMTKVKGMAVRKKSVMTLKNDAAIPFSINDVRNNGAQSDGSMCACRPEPTGSNQTEPDSSSDRLEKEHVSPTSPMRPGLSDDDDDVLTDVCKPAADWPSRNLSPHDVPSDDILFKDLREQIRKGSQLSDTDLSYPEEVASNLFLDVKGWTSYLDVSKSDKTYGDPLGVFRRPSCEDVCVPEGSASQTDLPFVSTSNTLARLKNNLPRVHTFPCLEAVDQTPRHSQEAVSFNEETAWCTSRPSECPPLLAVCPQSPAACPQSPAAFLQSPAALTQSPATFPQSPAAFPQCHRCDCPDKASTNKGTIGFHTPGHSHFTNTGTLSPRLRNHLIYRLQRKARMDARKHEDNWRLEKTHAWAVEPSNDIDLSAVYDKGNDGMQTESVNSSCEAINVRDARPTSLSSARNTFNGDEEKASYNQLRPVCASLATMALTSTTSPQHCAVPMSFESPKSHCSVDLFSSIRPIAGIDEGVNFNCSAGDQPHYRTSTSSAERKEDTLDPIRIETPTTPSKWTLTAPDSRPRHLKKNTSASASCIIGETNEKPEHSKQRNSKHEKPILGPLRVFGGHLQAANVPAKTTGDNSLQTRKCHREPFCSPGNGSCQRRASPYLCEGSLALQLGLPRTMKQIRDRLFPSIKPKVKAMDLDFHWIGKHDGSNEATSDDNDSAATEHGDDGARSPELKEGEKQSTETAAGVSGTHGGADSTTAGQVDGGKHFPRECSEERHVFPRKLLKRSKAQVVRNYSMHFLKRLLENDDMETTQDSNSEKMLNTPQTESSLPCIFSDIALIKQPKDK